A region of Halopiger xanaduensis SH-6 DNA encodes the following proteins:
- a CDS encoding universal stress protein: MYDRILVPTDGRESTERAIDEAIALADENEATLHTLYVVNSAAIAPGIEFSDLEDIGQRAVEHVCTRAADAGVEHVDGTVTHGLRHRSILTYARDNDIDLIVIGRHREFDHLVRGSVSKRVSEEATVPVLIVE, translated from the coding sequence ATGTACGATCGCATTCTCGTCCCGACCGACGGACGCGAGAGCACGGAGCGGGCGATCGACGAAGCGATCGCCCTTGCCGACGAGAACGAGGCGACGCTTCATACGCTGTACGTGGTCAATTCAGCCGCGATCGCCCCTGGAATCGAGTTTAGTGATCTCGAGGATATCGGTCAACGGGCGGTCGAACACGTTTGCACTCGCGCGGCAGACGCCGGCGTCGAGCACGTCGACGGGACCGTTACGCATGGTCTCCGGCACCGCTCGATACTGACGTACGCTCGGGACAACGATATCGATCTCATCGTCATCGGTCGGCATCGCGAATTCGACCATCTCGTTCGCGGGAGCGTGTCAAAGCGCGTCTCAGAGGAGGCGACGGTGCCGGTGTTGATCGTCGAGTGA
- a CDS encoding twin-arginine translocation signal domain-containing protein: MNISRRRILKLTGAVTSTAFVAGCSGNGGNGDGNDSGNGGDGGGGDGVEIEPGTQIEFDGQTPGWLGLAPDSIADEENPMLVLQEGETYEMGWTQGDGAQHNIEIRNENDEVVDDLQTEVVTEPEEQWLEFEASSEMVTYICEVHPTTMIGDIQVES, translated from the coding sequence ATGAACATATCGCGACGCCGGATTCTCAAGCTGACGGGGGCTGTGACCTCGACGGCGTTCGTCGCCGGCTGTAGCGGTAATGGCGGTAACGGCGACGGTAACGACAGCGGTAACGGCGGCGATGGCGGTGGCGGTGACGGCGTCGAGATCGAGCCCGGGACACAGATCGAATTCGACGGACAGACGCCCGGATGGCTCGGCCTCGCGCCCGACTCGATCGCGGACGAGGAGAATCCGATGCTCGTCCTTCAGGAGGGTGAAACGTATGAGATGGGCTGGACCCAGGGCGACGGCGCCCAACACAATATCGAAATTCGCAACGAGAACGACGAGGTAGTCGATGACCTCCAGACGGAGGTCGTTACCGAACCCGAAGAGCAGTGGCTCGAGTTCGAGGCGAGCAGCGAGATGGTCACGTACATCTGTGAAGTCCATCCGACGACGATGATCGGTGATATTCAGGTCGAATCCTGA
- a CDS encoding universal stress protein — protein MYDRILIAVDGSDEAELAAKRGLEFARVFNATVDIVYVVERKALRLARSADEKARLRERGETVLEETENLADDIDRPVTTKLADGKPAIRIAEYAAERDAGLIVVGRQGLTGLGKRLLGGVTEQLLHRSAVPVFVVPNGAPDAPVDYSDLLVPTDGSEIAADSARHGVAVAQRYDSAVHVLNVVDLQAAGGLFNAGGLERKFVNRLETNGEEIVADVAAEIGDEVSDITTAVVRTTSVDGVAAGIREYVDDADIDIVVMGARGRSNLGRRVLGSVTSSLLRTVDIPVLVVTRSS, from the coding sequence ATGTACGACCGGATTCTGATCGCCGTCGACGGAAGTGACGAGGCCGAGCTGGCTGCGAAACGCGGACTCGAGTTTGCCCGCGTCTTTAACGCGACCGTCGATATCGTGTACGTCGTCGAGCGGAAGGCACTTCGACTCGCGAGATCGGCCGACGAAAAGGCGCGACTCCGAGAACGCGGCGAAACGGTTCTCGAAGAAACCGAGAACCTCGCGGACGATATCGACCGGCCCGTAACGACGAAACTGGCGGACGGGAAGCCTGCGATCCGGATCGCCGAGTACGCAGCCGAACGGGATGCGGGGCTGATCGTCGTTGGAAGACAGGGACTGACAGGACTCGGAAAGCGACTCCTCGGCGGCGTCACGGAACAGCTCCTCCACCGAAGCGCTGTTCCCGTCTTCGTCGTCCCGAACGGTGCCCCGGATGCGCCGGTCGACTACTCCGATCTGCTCGTTCCGACGGACGGAAGCGAAATCGCTGCCGATTCCGCCCGACACGGCGTTGCGGTCGCACAGCGATACGATTCGGCAGTCCACGTGCTCAACGTCGTCGATCTGCAGGCTGCAGGAGGCCTCTTTAACGCAGGTGGCCTCGAGCGTAAATTCGTAAACAGACTCGAGACCAACGGTGAGGAGATCGTTGCGGACGTGGCAGCGGAGATCGGAGACGAAGTCTCGGACATTACGACGGCCGTCGTGCGGACGACGTCGGTCGACGGTGTCGCTGCTGGCATCCGCGAGTACGTCGACGATGCCGATATCGACATCGTCGTTATGGGGGCGCGCGGCCGGTCGAATCTAGGCCGCAGAGTTCTCGGCAGCGTCACTTCGTCGCTCCTCAGAACGGTCGACATCCCCGTATTGGTCGTGACGCGATCTTCGTGA
- a CDS encoding DUF2267 domain-containing protein, with protein MNFDEFTGEVQHRLELPGTGETVRAIRATLMTLGQRIPDGAAEDLAASLPMEIRWYMTGAVDEHGQRFDWREFVSRVSEIEGNDPSEAAYHARVIVDLVRTQVPQSDFRQLRDQLPEDRRDENWEKLFEVVDAGGWGDAQEAQTGGGPQPENG; from the coding sequence ATGAATTTCGATGAATTCACTGGCGAGGTTCAGCATCGACTCGAGCTACCGGGAACGGGCGAAACCGTTCGCGCGATCAGAGCCACGCTCATGACGCTCGGCCAGCGGATTCCGGACGGCGCAGCCGAGGATCTCGCGGCCTCGCTGCCGATGGAGATTCGCTGGTACATGACCGGCGCCGTCGACGAACACGGCCAGCGATTCGACTGGCGGGAGTTCGTCTCGCGAGTGAGCGAAATCGAAGGGAACGACCCGTCCGAGGCTGCGTACCACGCCCGCGTCATCGTCGATCTCGTTCGGACACAGGTTCCACAGTCGGATTTCCGGCAACTACGCGATCAGCTCCCCGAAGACCGACGAGACGAGAACTGGGAGAAGCTGTTCGAAGTCGTCGACGCCGGCGGCTGGGGCGATGCCCAAGAGGCACAGACGGGCGGCGGACCGCAACCCGAAAATGGCTGA